One segment of Diaphorobacter sp. HDW4B DNA contains the following:
- a CDS encoding ATP-binding protein, whose translation MENQVISTIEVPCSTSGSLIRVDPVIYLWILRILLRLGGHRKFIKTFGFMDDELAEAIGMETWLEDGVATSRKDLRAIVKRNKFRMDETVEFDASGALAHVREEHEALEPQAASLTMRGCLRRNVEQLAELAGLSHVDCRILEFAVLMHNEQMLHEAVGLLGNLTSTKAFHALSVILDLPEPDVRAALGVQGVLSRSGLLTLDRTSSAELHAKLCLLCEVFADLMATSDIAPVGLLRGTVTAAAPGHLQLSDYTHIQPSLDILLPYLRQATKSRKSGVNIFLHGAPGTGKSQLVRTLAKELQSELFEVACEDEDGDALKGERRLRSYRAAQSFFAHRQALMVFDEVEDVFSCSDEGFSRGTDSTAQVRKGWINRMLEENPMPTFWLSNSMRGLDPAFVRRFDMVIELPVPPRSQREKILKDSAADLLEPYRLARLAEAEVLAPAIIAKAGSVVRAIQQDLEPGKVGESFERLISSTIEAQGHSPLSSNDMHRLPEIYDPGFIHADVDLASVANGLQSVGSGRLCLYGPSGTGKTAYGRWLAQQLGVPLHVKRASDLMSMWVGGNEKNISRAFRNAQDDGAVLLMDEVDSFLQDRRGVRSGWEVNLVNEMLTQMESFSGVFIASTNLMDNLDQAALRRFDLKVKFDFLRAEQARALLLRHCVALGLQAPRSDAMERLDRLQQLTPGDFAVVLRQHRFRLFDSADMLVSALDAECAVKESAKRSIGFR comes from the coding sequence ATGGAAAATCAAGTCATATCCACCATTGAGGTACCTTGCTCGACGTCGGGCAGCCTGATTCGCGTGGACCCTGTCATATACCTCTGGATTCTGCGCATCCTGCTGCGTCTTGGCGGCCACCGCAAGTTCATCAAAACCTTTGGGTTCATGGACGATGAATTGGCCGAGGCCATCGGTATGGAGACATGGCTGGAGGACGGCGTCGCCACCTCGCGCAAGGATCTGCGGGCAATCGTGAAACGGAACAAGTTTCGCATGGATGAAACGGTCGAGTTCGACGCGTCGGGTGCCTTGGCCCATGTGCGTGAAGAGCATGAGGCGCTGGAGCCACAAGCGGCCAGTCTGACCATGCGCGGTTGCCTGCGCCGCAACGTGGAACAACTGGCCGAGCTGGCGGGGTTGAGTCATGTGGACTGTCGGATTCTGGAGTTCGCTGTGCTCATGCACAACGAACAGATGCTTCATGAAGCGGTGGGCTTGTTGGGGAACCTGACATCGACCAAAGCCTTCCATGCACTCTCCGTCATTCTGGATCTGCCTGAGCCGGACGTTCGCGCAGCGCTGGGCGTGCAGGGCGTTCTGTCACGTTCCGGATTGCTGACGCTGGATCGCACCAGCTCGGCGGAGCTTCATGCCAAGCTGTGTCTGCTGTGCGAAGTCTTTGCCGATCTGATGGCGACCTCGGACATCGCGCCTGTCGGGTTGCTGCGAGGCACGGTCACAGCAGCTGCTCCCGGTCACCTGCAGCTCTCCGACTACACGCACATCCAGCCTTCTCTGGACATTTTGCTGCCCTATCTGCGCCAAGCCACCAAGTCGCGCAAGAGTGGGGTCAACATCTTTCTGCATGGCGCTCCGGGCACGGGCAAGAGCCAGCTGGTCCGCACGCTTGCCAAGGAATTGCAGAGCGAGCTGTTCGAAGTCGCTTGCGAGGATGAGGATGGCGACGCGCTCAAGGGTGAGCGCCGACTGCGCTCTTACAGGGCTGCGCAGAGCTTCTTTGCACACCGACAGGCGCTGATGGTGTTCGACGAGGTGGAGGACGTGTTCTCCTGCAGCGATGAAGGCTTCTCCCGAGGTACCGACAGCACCGCTCAAGTGCGCAAGGGCTGGATCAATCGCATGCTGGAGGAGAACCCGATGCCGACGTTCTGGCTCTCCAACTCCATGCGTGGCCTGGATCCGGCCTTTGTTCGGCGTTTCGACATGGTGATCGAATTGCCTGTGCCGCCCAGAAGTCAGCGCGAAAAGATTCTGAAGGACAGTGCTGCCGACCTGCTCGAGCCCTACCGGCTTGCGCGACTTGCCGAAGCCGAAGTGCTGGCCCCGGCCATCATTGCCAAGGCCGGTTCCGTCGTTCGTGCAATCCAGCAGGATCTGGAGCCCGGCAAGGTGGGCGAGTCCTTCGAGCGCCTGATCTCCAGCACGATCGAGGCGCAGGGGCACAGTCCCTTGTCGTCGAACGACATGCATCGCCTTCCCGAAATCTACGACCCCGGCTTCATTCATGCCGATGTCGATCTGGCCAGCGTGGCGAACGGACTTCAGTCGGTGGGCAGTGGCCGACTCTGTCTGTATGGACCTTCTGGCACTGGGAAAACCGCGTACGGGCGTTGGCTCGCGCAGCAACTGGGTGTGCCGCTGCACGTCAAACGGGCCTCGGACCTGATGTCCATGTGGGTCGGTGGCAACGAGAAAAACATCTCGCGCGCGTTTCGCAACGCGCAGGACGATGGCGCGGTGTTGCTGATGGACGAGGTGGACAGCTTTCTGCAGGACAGGCGTGGCGTCAGGAGTGGCTGGGAGGTGAACCTCGTCAACGAGATGCTCACGCAGATGGAGTCGTTTTCCGGCGTGTTCATCGCCTCGACCAATCTGATGGACAACCTGGACCAGGCCGCGTTGCGACGCTTTGACCTCAAGGTGAAGTTTGATTTTCTGCGTGCGGAGCAGGCCCGTGCGCTGCTGCTCAGGCATTGCGTGGCGCTGGGTTTGCAAGCGCCGCGCAGCGATGCAATGGAGCGCCTCGATCGCTTGCAGCAGCTGACGCCCGGCGATTTTGCGGTCGTGCTGCGCCAGCATCGCTTTCGACTATTCGACAGTGCGGACATGCTGGTGTCCGCTCTGGATGCGGAATGCGCTGTCAAGGAGTCGGCCAAACGCAGCATCGGCTTCCGTTGA